The Peromyscus maniculatus bairdii isolate BWxNUB_F1_BW_parent chromosome 6, HU_Pman_BW_mat_3.1, whole genome shotgun sequence genome has a segment encoding these proteins:
- the LOC102912792 gene encoding 2-Hydroxyacid oxidase 2 isoform X1 yields the protein MNILYTCTGLGATVSGFAWLPLHITIPGYWKTFESAPEMSLVCVADFKARAQELLSKSSWDFIEGEADEGITYKENIAAFKRIRLRPRYLRDVSEVDTRTTIQGQEISAPICIAPTALHSIAWPDGERSTARAAQEADVCYITSIYASCTLEDIVAAAPRGFRWFQLCVQSDWELNRKLIQRVEALGFKALVVTTDAPILGKRRRILRNQLNLEAMLKDLRPPEERNSTHLPSTTFCWNDLSLLQSMTQLPIILKGILTKEDAELAVKHNVQGILVSNHGGRQLDEVPASIDALTEVVAAVKGKVEVYMDGGVRTGNDVLKALALGAKCVFLGRPILWGLAYKGEHGVKEVLNILKTELHTSMALSGCRSVAEISPDLIQFPRL from the exons ATGAATATCCTATATACCTGTACTGGGCTGGGAGCCACTGTATCAGGCTTTGCATGGTTGCCTCTACATATCACTATTCCTGGTTATTGGAAGACTTTTGAATCAG CTCCAGAAATGTCGTTGGTGTGTGTGGCAGACTTTAAGGCACGTGCACAAGAGCTGCTATCTAAGTCATCGTGGGACTTTATTGAAGGAGAAGCTGATGAGGGCATCACATACAAGGAAAACATCGCAGCGTTTAAAAG AATCCGCCTCCGCCCCAGATACCTGAGAGATGTGTCAGAGGTGGACACCAGAACCACAATCCAAGGGCAGGAGATCTCGGCCCCCATTTGCATCGCACCCACGGCTTTGCACTCTATTGCCTGGCCAGATGGAGAAAGGAGCACAGCCAGAG CTGCTCAGGAAGCCGATGTCTGCTACATTACCAGCATTTATGCCAGCTGTACCCTGGAAGACATTGTTGCTGCTGCCCCCAGAGGCTTCCGATGGTTCCAACTCTGTGTGCAATCAGATTGGGAGCTCAACAGGAAGCTGATTCAGAGAGTAGAAGCCTTGGGTTTCAAAGCTTTGGTGGTCACTACAGATGCACCAATACTTGGCAAAAGGAGACGCATTTTAAGAAACCAACTGAATTTAGAGGCAATGCTGAAGGACCTCCGTCCACCTGAAGAG AGAAATTCCACACATTTGCCAAGTACAACTTTCTGCTGGAATGATCTCTCCTTGCTTCAGAGTATGACTCAGTTGCCCATTATCCTCAAAGGGATTTTGACGAAAGAGGATGCAGAATTAGCAGTGAAACACAATGTCCAAGGCATCCTTGTTTCCAACCATGGTGGTAGGCAGCTTGATGAGGTTCCTGCTTCA ATTGATGCTCTGACTGAAGTGGTGGCCGCTGTCAAAGGGAAAGTTGAAGTCTACATGGATGGTGGGGTTCGAACTGGCAATGATGTGCTGAAGGCCCTGGCCCTTGGGGCTAAGTGTGTTTTCCTTGGGAGACCGATCCTCTGGGGCCTTGCCTACAAG GGAGAACACGGTGTCAaggaagttttaaatattttaaaaacagagctCCACACGTCTATGGCCCTTTCAG GCTGCCGATCAGTTGCTGAGATCAGTCCAGACCTGATTCAGTTCCCCAGATTATAA
- the LOC102912792 gene encoding 2-Hydroxyacid oxidase 2 isoform X2 has translation MSLVCVADFKARAQELLSKSSWDFIEGEADEGITYKENIAAFKRIRLRPRYLRDVSEVDTRTTIQGQEISAPICIAPTALHSIAWPDGERSTARAAQEADVCYITSIYASCTLEDIVAAAPRGFRWFQLCVQSDWELNRKLIQRVEALGFKALVVTTDAPILGKRRRILRNQLNLEAMLKDLRPPEERNSTHLPSTTFCWNDLSLLQSMTQLPIILKGILTKEDAELAVKHNVQGILVSNHGGRQLDEVPASIDALTEVVAAVKGKVEVYMDGGVRTGNDVLKALALGAKCVFLGRPILWGLAYKGEHGVKEVLNILKTELHTSMALSGCRSVAEISPDLIQFPRL, from the exons ATGTCGTTGGTGTGTGTGGCAGACTTTAAGGCACGTGCACAAGAGCTGCTATCTAAGTCATCGTGGGACTTTATTGAAGGAGAAGCTGATGAGGGCATCACATACAAGGAAAACATCGCAGCGTTTAAAAG AATCCGCCTCCGCCCCAGATACCTGAGAGATGTGTCAGAGGTGGACACCAGAACCACAATCCAAGGGCAGGAGATCTCGGCCCCCATTTGCATCGCACCCACGGCTTTGCACTCTATTGCCTGGCCAGATGGAGAAAGGAGCACAGCCAGAG CTGCTCAGGAAGCCGATGTCTGCTACATTACCAGCATTTATGCCAGCTGTACCCTGGAAGACATTGTTGCTGCTGCCCCCAGAGGCTTCCGATGGTTCCAACTCTGTGTGCAATCAGATTGGGAGCTCAACAGGAAGCTGATTCAGAGAGTAGAAGCCTTGGGTTTCAAAGCTTTGGTGGTCACTACAGATGCACCAATACTTGGCAAAAGGAGACGCATTTTAAGAAACCAACTGAATTTAGAGGCAATGCTGAAGGACCTCCGTCCACCTGAAGAG AGAAATTCCACACATTTGCCAAGTACAACTTTCTGCTGGAATGATCTCTCCTTGCTTCAGAGTATGACTCAGTTGCCCATTATCCTCAAAGGGATTTTGACGAAAGAGGATGCAGAATTAGCAGTGAAACACAATGTCCAAGGCATCCTTGTTTCCAACCATGGTGGTAGGCAGCTTGATGAGGTTCCTGCTTCA ATTGATGCTCTGACTGAAGTGGTGGCCGCTGTCAAAGGGAAAGTTGAAGTCTACATGGATGGTGGGGTTCGAACTGGCAATGATGTGCTGAAGGCCCTGGCCCTTGGGGCTAAGTGTGTTTTCCTTGGGAGACCGATCCTCTGGGGCCTTGCCTACAAG GGAGAACACGGTGTCAaggaagttttaaatattttaaaaacagagctCCACACGTCTATGGCCCTTTCAG GCTGCCGATCAGTTGCTGAGATCAGTCCAGACCTGATTCAGTTCCCCAGATTATAA